A single region of the Agromyces sp. Leaf222 genome encodes:
- a CDS encoding signal peptidase I, with translation MGVLRRIGGILSWVLVAIGVLAGGVWVATTAGLMQPLIVVSGSMEPGIRVGDLLVAVPVAAEDVRVGQIVSLPNPQTGTLVTHRVLEVAEDADGHAFTMQGDANEAVDPLPYQVASGEPVWHPELTLSGVGFVVDRIARPSVAIPLLVTVGALMLFAALPGGVRRSEPEPEPEPEPEPESESPPEPEPEPDGDARRSEEVRR, from the coding sequence ATGGGGGTCCTCCGGCGGATCGGCGGCATCCTGAGTTGGGTGCTCGTCGCCATCGGCGTGCTCGCCGGCGGGGTGTGGGTCGCGACGACCGCAGGGCTCATGCAGCCGCTCATCGTGGTGTCCGGGTCGATGGAGCCGGGCATCCGGGTCGGCGACCTGCTCGTCGCGGTACCGGTCGCCGCAGAGGACGTGCGCGTCGGGCAGATCGTGAGCCTGCCGAATCCCCAGACGGGCACGCTCGTGACGCACCGCGTGCTCGAGGTGGCGGAGGATGCCGACGGTCATGCCTTCACGATGCAGGGCGATGCGAACGAGGCCGTGGACCCGCTGCCGTACCAGGTCGCGTCGGGCGAGCCCGTGTGGCATCCGGAGCTGACGCTGTCGGGCGTCGGGTTCGTCGTCGACCGGATCGCACGCCCGTCCGTGGCGATCCCCCTGCTGGTCACCGTCGGTGCGCTGATGCTCTTCGCCGCGCTGCCCGGCGGGGTTCGTCGATCGGAACCGGAGCCGGAGCCGGAGCCGGAGCCGGAGCCGGAGTCGGAGTCG